The following coding sequences are from one Triticum dicoccoides isolate Atlit2015 ecotype Zavitan chromosome 4A, WEW_v2.0, whole genome shotgun sequence window:
- the LOC119283636 gene encoding phospholipase A1 EG1, chloroplastic/mitochondrial-like has protein sequence MAIRLPVSNACPSGIANPQRQQRGHASTTSTAGAVAAVAAPPSTFAPQTTRLSAPSTIAVNTRHAAPVAPVFAPARRNGDKTTLASMWREIQGEGDWAGLVEPLHPLLRAEIVRYGELVAATYKAFDLDAGSKRYLNCKYGKARMLQEVGMAGAGYAVTRYIYAAPDVSLPGVAGAACPSRWVGYVAVASDDTARRLGRRDIVVSFRGTVTGSEWVANMMSSLAPARFDPADPRSDVKVESGFLSLYTSEDGAGRFTCGSCRNQLLSEVTRLVKQYKHEDVSITLAGHSMGSSLALLLGYDLAELGLNRDGRGNHVPITVYSFAGPRVGNMGFKNRCDELGVKVLRMVNVNDPITKLPGIFLNEKSRVLGGRLELPWSCACYTHIGVELALDFFKARDPACVHDLEAYLGFLKCLKGTKVKKQGAELAGKARKFDLRQSFDAAWRWQMTAIQVSDLVQSLGI, from the coding sequence ATGGCGATACGCCTCCCGGTTTCTAACGCTTGCCCATCTGGAATTGCTAACCCGCAGCGCCAGCAGCGTGGCCACGCCTCCACGACGTCCACCGCCGGGGCCGTTGCCGCGGTTGCCGCACCGCCCTCGACATTCGCCCCCCAGACGACGCGGCTCTCGGCGCCGTCGACCATCGCGGTGAACACCAGGCATGCGGCCCCGGTGGCTCCGGTCTTCGCGCCGGCGAGGAGAAATGGTGACAAGACGACGCTGGCGAGCATGTGGCGGGAGATCCAGGGCGAAGGcgactgggccggcctggtggaACCGCTGCACCCGCTCCTCCGCGCCGAGATCGTCCGCTACGGCGAGCTCGTGGCGGCGACCTACAAGGCGTTCGACCTAGACGCCGGCTCCAAGCGGTACCTCAACTGTAAGTACGGCAAGGCACGGATGCTCCAGGAGGTAGGCATGGCCGGCGCCGGGTACGCCGTCACGAGGTACATTTACGCCGCGCCGGACGTCTCGCTCCCTGGCGTGGCAGGGGCGGCTTGCCCGAGCCGGTGGGTTGGGTACGTGGCGGTGGCATCGGACGACACCGCGCGCCGGCTCGGCCGTCGGGACATTGTCGTGTCCTTCCGGGGTACGGTGACAGGGTCGGAGTGGGTGGCCAAcatgatgagctcgcttgcgccggcGCGGTTCGACCCAGCAGATCCTCGGTCAGATGTGAAGGTCGAGTCCGGATTCCTGTCCCTGTACACATCGGAAGACGGCGCCGGCAGGTTTACCTGCGGCAGCTGCCGGAACCAGCTCCTCTCCGAGGTGACACGGCTCGTTAAACAATATAAGCACGAGGACGTGAGCATCACGCTGGCCGGACACAGCATGGGCAGCTCCCTGGCCCTCCTCCTTGGCTACGACCTCGCCGAGCTCGGCCTGAATCGCGACGGAAGGGGCAACCATGTGCCCATCACCGTCTACTCCTTCGCCGGCCCAAGGGTCGGGAACATGGGGTTCAAGAACCGGTGCGACGAGCTGGGCGTGAAGGTCCTGAGAATGGTGAACGTGAACGATCCAATCACAAAGCTGCCCGGCATCTTCTTGAACGAGAAATCTAGAGTTTTGGGAGGCAGGTTGGAGCTTCCATGGAGCTGTGCATGCTACACGCATATCGGCGTCGAGCTTGCCCTAGACTTCTTCAAGGCAAGGGACCCTGCTTGCGTGCACGACTTGGAGGCTTACCTAGGCTTCCTCAAGTGCCTAAAGGGGACGAAGGTTAAGAAACAAGGGGCGGAGCTGGCAGGCAAGGCAAGGAAATTCGATCTACGGCAAAGTTTTGATGCTGCTTGGAGGTGGCAAATGACTGCGATTCAAGTTAGTGACTTGGTGCAATCCTTAGGGATTTAG